CGCCCGGCGTTTTCAAACCTCGGCGGAACGTCTCTGCATGCCCGAGGTCCCCGAAGATCTCTTTTTGAACGGCATCGAGAAGCTGGTTTCGCTGGAGCGCGACTGGATTCCCACCGCCCCCGGAACCTCCCTCTATATCCGGCCCGCCATGATCGCCGTTGAGCCGGTATTGGGGGTGAAAACCTCCGATCATTACTATTTCTATGTCATCGCCTCACCGGTGGGCGCCTATTATGCCGCCGGATTCAATCCGGTCAGCATCCTGGTGGAAGACAAGTATGTGCGCGCCACGCCGGGCGGCACCGGCGAAGCCAAGACCGGCGGTAATTATGCCAGCTCGATGAAGGCCGGCCAGGATGCCAAGAAAAGGGGATTCGATCAAGTGCTCTGGCTGGACGGCCGTGAACGGCGCTACATCGAAGAGGTCGGGGCCATGAATATGTTCTTCGTCTACGGCAACCACATCGTCACCGCCCCCTTGGCCGGTTCGATCCTTGCCGGTGTTACCCGCGACTCGGTGCTCAAGCTGGCCACGACCCTGGGATGCACGGTGGAGGAACGCCCCATCGATGTCAACGAACTGATGGCCGACTTCAAGAGCGGCAAGGTCACCGAGGCCTTCGGCAGCGGTACGGCAGCGGTGATTACGCCGGTCGGCAAACTCTGCTACAAGGACGAGTGCGTCTCGGTGGGGCAAGGGGTGGGGCGCCTGACCCAACGGCTGTACGATACCCTGACCGGCATCCAGACCGGCAAGATCGCCGATACGTTCGACTGGGTGCGTTTTGTAGCCTGAAAATGACTGAATCGGGGGAGCGGCACGTCAACCGCTCCCCCGGCCTATGAGGGTAACCATGTCCCCCAGGAACAAGGAAATGAAGCAGGCCTCCCCCAACCGGT
This DNA window, taken from Oryzomonas sagensis, encodes the following:
- a CDS encoding branched-chain amino acid aminotransferase: MDISVLPLSADKMKAKFKDESHLGFGKIFTDRMFLAEWSAGKGWHDARVKPYEPFVLDPACLVFHYAQEIFEGLKAYKWDDGRVALFRPEMNARRFQTSAERLCMPEVPEDLFLNGIEKLVSLERDWIPTAPGTSLYIRPAMIAVEPVLGVKTSDHYYFYVIASPVGAYYAAGFNPVSILVEDKYVRATPGGTGEAKTGGNYASSMKAGQDAKKRGFDQVLWLDGRERRYIEEVGAMNMFFVYGNHIVTAPLAGSILAGVTRDSVLKLATTLGCTVEERPIDVNELMADFKSGKVTEAFGSGTAAVITPVGKLCYKDECVSVGQGVGRLTQRLYDTLTGIQTGKIADTFDWVRFVA